In the genome of Magnolia sinica isolate HGM2019 chromosome 2, MsV1, whole genome shotgun sequence, one region contains:
- the LOC131231721 gene encoding F-box/kelch-repeat protein SKIP11-like — MLDGRSCLVSRALPSSCEQESKWVYMNYHLIEEVSNGKRHLEEGTEEEIRERKSTRLSNSHVNEELNMAEGFSTPPVDDSNKEACGGDQSDLNSLIHPLGRDITINCLLHLSRSDYGALASLNRSFNSLVRSGELYKLRRQVGICEHWVYFSCNVLEWEAFDPNSRRWMHLPSMPANDCFMFSDKQSQAVGTELLVFGKEVTSHVILRYSILTNSWSSGMVMNTPRCLFGSASLGEIVIFAGGIDARGTVLNSVELYNSETGTWETLPSMNKPRKNCSAVFLDKKLYIMGGLGSNVESYTCGEEYNLETKTWRVIPDMYPVPTVATEPPPLHTVVNNELYAADHAEKELRKYNKENNTWVTLGRLPERVFSMNGWGLAFKGCGERLIIVGGPRGSGGGTVELHSWIPGDGPPEWELLAIARRPSGSFVYNCAVMGC; from the coding sequence ATGTTGGATGGTCGGTCCTGCTTGGTTTCAAGGGCATTGCCGAGCTCCTGCGAGCAAGAAAGTAAGTGGGTTTATATGAATTATCATCTGATTGAGGAGGTATCAAATGGAAAGCGCCATTTAGAAGAAGGAACTGAAGAAGAAATTAGAGAGAGGAAGTCCACAAGGCTTTCAAATTCGCACGTTAATGAGGAATTGAACATGGCCGAAGGTTTCTCCACACCCCCAGTTGATGATTCTAATAAGGAGGCATGTGGTGGGGACCAATCAGATTTGAATTCACTTATCCATCCACTCGGAAGGGACATAACGATCAACTGCCTCCTCCACTTGTCGAGGTCTGACTATGGCGCACTTGCCTCTCTGAACCGGAGCTTCAATTCTCTAGTCCGGAGTGGTGAGCTGTACAAGCTCCGACGGCAGGTGGGGATATGCGAACACTGGGTCTACTTCTCTTGCAACGTCTTGGAGTGGGAGGCGTTTGACCCAAACAGCCGACGGTGGATGCATTTGCCATCGATGCCTGCAAACGATTGCTTCATGTTCTCAGATAAGCAATCACAGGCTGTCGGCACTGAGCTTCTCGTTTTCGGAAAGGAAGTAACATCCCATGTTATATTGAGGTATAGCATTCTAACAAACTCGTGGTCTTCGGGCATGGTGATGAACACACCAAGATGCCTGTTTGGGTCTGCCAGCCTTGGAGAGATAGTGATTTTTGCAGGCGGAATTGATGCTCGAGGGACTGTGTTGAATTCTGTGGAGCTCTACAATTCAGAGACCGGAACTTGGGAAACACTGCCAAGCATGAACAAGCCAAGGAAGAACTGTTCAGCTGTTTTCTTGGACAAGAAGCTCTATATAATGGGCGGTCTTGGGAGCAATGTGGAGTCATATACATGTGGAGAAGAGTATAATTTGGAGACAAAGACTTGGCGGGTTATTCCTGATATGTACCCTGTGCCAACCGTAGCAACTGAGCCGCCTCCACTGCACACAGTCGTGAATAATGAGCTGTATGCAGCTGATCATGCAGAGAAGGAATTGAGGAAGTACAATAAGGAGAATAACACATGGGTCACTCTGGGGAGATTGCCTGAGAGAGTGTTTTCGATGAACGGTTGGGGACTAGCATTCAAGGGGTGTGGGGAACGTCTTATCATTGTTGGTGGGCCAAGGGGTTCTGGAGGAGGAACTGTGGAGCTCCATTCGTGGATCCCGGGAGATGGGCCCCCGGAGTGGGAGTTGCTCGCGATCGCAAGGAGGCCTTCAGGGAGTTTCGTCTATAACTGTGCTGTGATGGGCTGCTGA